AAGCATAATTGAAATAAATTAACCCCAAATTCTAGCTAAGCCAAACGCTAAAGGTCTCAATTACCTGAATATTCAACACATGGCTAGCATTTATGGTTCGGGCATCTTCGCGGATAACATCCTCAGGAAGTCTTCCGGCAAGTTGATGCCAAGCTTTTGGAGCTCATGAACCTGCTGCCAAACCGCAGCATATCGGCGTTTTACGAAAAGCACGCCCACAAGCCGCCTGCGAGCTTCGATGTCGTCCGGTTTTTCTTTTATCGCAAGCTCTAGCTCCCGGATGGCATCGTCGAACTTCCCCAACTTCGCAAATGCAATTCCTAGATTGTAGTGCAAATTTGGCAGGTGGGGGTCAATTTGCATAGCTTTTAGGTAGTGTGCTATTCCCTCTTCCACTCGGCTTCGACTAACCAAAAGGACACCAAGATTTGTATAAGCCTCGGCGAAATCCGGTTCAATGCGAATTGCCTCTCTGTAATTTGCTATGGCTTCATCGGTTCTCCCCAAATCGGCAAGCACATCAGCCAAGATGCAGTGAACTTTCGCATCGTTTGGCCTAAGCTTAAGACACTCATAGTAATGAGCAACAGCCTCATCAGCCCTCCCATCCTTCACAAGCGAATCGGCAAGAGCTTGATGTGCATCTGCATCCGTAGGCCTAAGCTTGAGCGCCACTTCGTAATGAGGAATTGCATCGGCATGACGCTCCTTCTCGGCAAGAGCCAACGCAAGATTAAAGTGCGCTATGAAGTTGTCCTTTGTAATTGCCACTGTATGGCCAAACAGCGTTATGGGATTTCTCCAGTAACCAACCTGGACCCAGGAAGCAATTATGAAGGCGATTAGAGCGACAATGCCAATAAAAGGCAAAACAGAAGAACGGAGTAAAAATCGGAGAGGAGTTTTTTCTTTCCCATGCTCACACCTTCCAATCTTTGCCTTCGAACAACCAACCACATCCGATATTCCCCAAGTAACTAATATAAAGATACCAATAAGCGGAATGTACGTATACCTATCTGCCATCGCCTGTGAGCCAACCTGGACAAGACCAATAACGGGTACAAGCGTGCCAAGGTACCAAAGCCATCCCACGCCGAGGTAAGGATATTCCCGCATAGCTCGCAGGATAATCACAGTCAAGCAGAAAAGCACAAATGCTGAAATAATTACCTCCCAAGTAGGTAACGAATCCTCAGGATGTGGATAGAACACAGCTAGTCTCTGGGGCCAAATGGCTTTAAGGATATAACTGACGTAGGAGACTAGTGCATTTGCCAACCTAACACCAAGAGGGAGGCTCTTCATTACGCGAGTAGTTCCACCTGCCTCTTGGGCAAGGTAAGTTATAAAGCACGAAACTGCAGACAAGCAAAAAAGAGGGATTTTCTCCAATACGAGGCTTTTAATCCTGCCTTTGGGCATAATAATTGACGGAAAATTAGCGAAGTTCCACCTATTTAGGGGCCAGTAATCTAATAGGAGTAACACAAAAGGAAGGGTAACAATCATAGGCTTAGCCATAAGGCCAATAGTGAAGAACATTAATATCGGAACATAGGTCTTAATTCCAGGACTCAGAGTATATCGAACATACGCCAAAATCGTCAGCATCCCAAAAAAGGCGCTTAATACATCCTTGCGCTCTGAAACCCATGCAACCGACTCGACATGGAGCGGATGAACCCCAAACAGAGCAGCTACGAAGCCGCTTTTCCAAACCGAGCCAGTCAGCCTGAGAAGCAGGACAAACAACAATATTGTGTTTATGGTGTGAAACAGTAGATTCTGAACATGGTGTCTGCCAGCATCAAGCCCAAAAAGTTGGCAGTCAAGCATATGGCTTATCCATGTTACGGGATGCCAGTTTGCCGCATAAAAAGCCGTGAAGCACCACTTGACTGCCTCAGCGTTGAGTCCTTTATGCAAATGCACATTAGTTTGGATATACTGCGCATCGTCAAAAAGAAACTCATACCCTAAGATGCGCCAATAAACAGCGGCTACAATAAAC
The sequence above is a segment of the Armatimonadota bacterium genome. Coding sequences within it:
- a CDS encoding tetratricopeptide repeat protein, with the protein product MRRLKGNYQAYIVAVLLAFIVAAVYWRILGYEFLFDDAQYIQTNVHLHKGLNAEAVKWCFTAFYAANWHPVTWISHMLDCQLFGLDAGRHHVQNLLFHTINTILLFVLLLRLTGSVWKSGFVAALFGVHPLHVESVAWVSERKDVLSAFFGMLTILAYVRYTLSPGIKTYVPILMFFTIGLMAKPMIVTLPFVLLLLDYWPLNRWNFANFPSIIMPKGRIKSLVLEKIPLFCLSAVSCFITYLAQEAGGTTRVMKSLPLGVRLANALVSYVSYILKAIWPQRLAVFYPHPEDSLPTWEVIISAFVLFCLTVIILRAMREYPYLGVGWLWYLGTLVPVIGLVQVGSQAMADRYTYIPLIGIFILVTWGISDVVGCSKAKIGRCEHGKEKTPLRFLLRSSVLPFIGIVALIAFIIASWVQVGYWRNPITLFGHTVAITKDNFIAHFNLALALAEKERHADAIPHYEVALKLRPTDADAHQALADSLVKDGRADEAVAHYYECLKLRPNDAKVHCILADVLADLGRTDEAIANYREAIRIEPDFAEAYTNLGVLLVSRSRVEEGIAHYLKAMQIDPHLPNLHYNLGIAFAKLGKFDDAIRELELAIKEKPDDIEARRRLVGVLFVKRRYAAVWQQVHELQKLGINLPEDFLRMLSAKMPEP